The following proteins come from a genomic window of Rhinoraja longicauda isolate Sanriku21f chromosome 4, sRhiLon1.1, whole genome shotgun sequence:
- the LOC144592842 gene encoding uncharacterized protein LOC144592842: protein MTSQYQSPPVYAQPVPSPFQPYYQGVPHQYANVGPVVYQPLSSQYNNRSPVYQQTTSPQYPLMNQQTVPLGYDSCSPPIEDKSVYKSTVGDASLSRRVEQPSVWLQSPSPQEDLRMSSVRQETSAAGTGEVSIICEDHSCDQCKKVPSIHQDQMAPGSTTSICEEHSCERCMSQDKTSTSGGVTTVCQDHSCDECMKKSSTQLLVSAPSGDVAADYKENLCDQCKKLSRKKLSAAPSGDIAVDCKEHSCDMCKQKSASRQQLSSAPSGDVLAVCEEHSCDQCKKSTTQQVTSDPCDEDVAAVCEEHSCDQCKKSISSEPVSSAPSGTVAAVCDEHTCDQCKKSDTLLVSTTPSGNVAAVCEEHSCDQCKKSDTRPVSTAPSGNVSVICEEHSCDQCKKSDTRPVSTAPSGNVSVICEEHSCDQCKKSDTRPVSTAPSGNVSVICEEHSCDQCKKSDTRPVSTAPSGNVSVICEEHSCDQCKKSDTRPVSTAPSGNVSVICEEHSCDQCKKSDTRPVSTAPSGNVASVCEEHSCDQCKKSDTRLVSTAPSGNVSVICEEHSCDQCRKSDTRPVSTAPSGNVSVICEEHSCDQCKKSDTRPVSTAPSGNVAAVCEEHSCDQCKKSDTRQQVSSAPSGNVSAVCEDHSCDQCKKSDSYQQVSSAPSGNVSAVCEDHSCDLCKKKSSGSQQFLSGASGNLSPVCEEHSCDQCKKSDNRQQVSGAPSGNVSAVCEEHSCDQCKKSDSSAQRSSGGSGNISPVCEEHTCDVCKKKSSGSQFQSGASGNLSPVCEEHTCDQCKLSSDDHGLSSANSGDVSSASDEHSCDKCKKKSSTCQLSSAQSGNVSSASEEHSCDQCKKKSSTCQLSSAPSGDVSSPCEEHSCDQCKKKSSTCQLSSAPSGDVSAGEEHSCDQCKKKSSTCQALSSAPSGDVSSPCEEHSCDQCKKKSSTCQELSSAPSGDVSSPCEEHSCDQCKKKSSTCQELSSAPSGDVSSPCEEHSCDQCKKKSSTCQELSSAPSGDVSSPCEEHSCDQCKKKSSTCQELSSAPSGDVSSPCEEHSCDQCKKKSSTCQELSSAPSGDVSSAGEEHSCDQCKKKSSTCQELSSAPSGDVSSVCEEHSCDQCKRSSTSQQVSSASSGDVSGDCQEHSCDQCKKKSSTNQQFLSVPSGDLSTSCQDPSCNQCNKRSSTSQPALSVPSNDLSGDCQEHSCDQCRISSSSGAELSTATSANPSSSCQDHTCDMCQKASSTRPELSSAPSANVSSSCQDHTCDMCQKASSTRPELSSAPSANVSSSCQDHTCDMCQKASSTRPELSSDPSATASSSCQDHTCDQCRKVSSTRPEYSSALSTNASSSCQDHSCDQCRKVSSTCQDQDYSSGLSTNASSSCQDHSCDQCTKMSSTCQDYSSAPSTNASSSCQDHSCDLCTKTSSAQDYSSAPIGESSVCQEHTCEQCKKESSTQQVYSSAPSSNASSSFPEHSCDQCKKSASGQEDYSSGPSRTISFGCQDPSCEQCKKASSKPISNVSMADQEHSCDQCRKESSTNQESAPCGTCLECASKASSQNSTSGQDIQAPTLQCLYKAPSSADGPPYNTSTEPSTTFSPQNSICKAPHYQQGSPDGGNYDTVPTNKPIFMHLSTKCCIVNYSDSATCIEPVTYHETTMHQVSEIHLKDEPEAVCDKEEPPKEAEADACSVEDKKPEQASPCPPSEEDTSCRSSTDSVCDKSEGDAYDKTSTGEACAGIQKPEQTDNDASCPLHSSSNDGVTTPPFTEEQTSDSIPHCHLAQTSSNEAADAKSHSPEMDLVASCPEEKNAEGKDKQLPCMVDKGFKMVYGRIDELGTKMDDLIGSIKNLADVMSKDQTADEKQQRKAEPTAEGTCPAKSSEATPAAARSPEPTPAAKSPEATSPGTKSPEPGSPETKSPEAMTQEGAKSPEAATPGEESAEKISPEETTPGGNPPEATTPGAESPGAKTPEATMPGEASPGAISPGAKTPDAPEAEAEATDPEAKTPEPEVEAEAEAVESKEE, encoded by the exons ATGACATCTCAATATCAGTCCCCTCCTGTTTACGCACAACCTGTACCGTCTCCATTTCAACCTTATTATCAAGGGGTGCCACATCAATATGCAAATGTTGGTCCAGTTGTTTACCAGCCCTTATCATCTCAATACAATAATAGATCTCCTGTTTATCAACAAACCACATCACCTCAATATCCATTAATGAATCAACAAACAGTGCCTCTTGGATATGACAGTTGTTCTCCACCCATCGAAGACAAGTCTGTTTATAAATCAACCGTTGGTGACGCTTCATTATCTCGACGTGTCGAACAACCATCTGTGTGGCTccaatcaccttctccacaggaaGACTTAAGGATGAGCTCTGTTCGTCAAGAAACTTCAGCTGCTGGAACTGGAGAGGTCTCAATTATTTGTGAGGACCATTCATGTGATCAGTGTAAGAAGGTACCATCCATTCACCAAGATCAGATGGCTCCTGGCAGTACGACATCTATCTGTGAAGAACATTCATGTGAGCGTTGTATGAGTCAGGACAAAACATCTACGAGTGGTGGAGTCACAACAGTGTGTCAAGACCATTCATGTGATGAGTGCATGAAGAAGTCATCTACTCAGCTGCTCGTATCTGCTCCGAGTGGCGATGTCGCCGCTGATTATAAAGAAAATTTGTGTGATCAATGCAAGAAGTTATCTCGTAAAAAGTTATCAGCTGCTCCAAGTGGCGATATCGCGGTTGATTGCAAAGAACACTCATGTGATATGTGTAAGCAGAAGTCAGCTAGTCGGCAACAATTATCCTCTGCTCCAAGTGGTGATGTCTTAGCAGTGTGTGAGGAACATTCATGTGATCAGTGTAAGAAGTCAACAACTCAACAAGTAACCTCTGATCCATGTGATGAAGATGTTGCAGCAGTTTGTGAAGAACATTCTTGTGATCAATGCAAAAAATCAATTTCTAGTGAACCAGTATCCTCTGCTCCAAGTGGCACTGTCGCAGCTGTTTGCGATGAACATACATGCGATCAATGCAAGAAGTCAGATACCCTTCTAGTATCCACCACTCCAAGTGGCAATGTTGCAGCTGTTTGTGAAGAACATTCATGCGATCAGTGCAAGAAGTCAGATACCCGTCCTGTATCCACCGCTCCAAGTGGCAATGTCTCAGTTATTTGTGAGGAACATTCATGCGATCAGTGTAAGAAGTCAGATACACGTCCTGTATCCACCGCTCCAAGTGGCAATGTCTCAGTTATTTGTGAGGAACATTCATGCGATCAGTGTAAGAAGTCAGATACCCGTCCTGTATCCACCGCTCCAAGTGGCAATGTCTCAGTTATTTGTGAAGAACATTCATGCGATCAGTGTAAGAAGTCAGATACCCGTCCTGTATCCACCGCTCCAAGTGGCAATGTCTCAGTTATTTGTGAAGAACATTCATGCGATCAGTGTAAGAAGTCAGATACCCGTCCTGTATCCACCGCTCCAAGTGGCAATGTCTCAGTTATTTGTGAAGAACATTCATGCGATCAGTGTAAGAAGTCAGATACCCGTCCTGTATCCACCGCTCCAAGTGGCAATGTTGCATCTGTTTGCGAGGAACATTCATGCGATCAATGCAAGAAGTCAGATACCCGTCTTGTATCCACCGCTCCAAGTGGCAACGTCTCAGTTATTTGTGAGGAACATTCATGCGATCAGTGCAGGAAGTCAGATACACGTCCAGTATCCACCGCTCCAAGTGGCAACGTCTCAGTTATTTGTGAGGAACATTCATGCGATCAGTGCAAGAAGTCAGATACACGTCCAGTATCCACCGCTCCAAGTGGCAATGTCGCAGCTGTTTGTGAGGAACATTCATGTGATCAGTGCAAGAAGTCAGATACCCGTCAACAGGTATCCTCCGCTCCAAGTGGCAATGTATCAGCTGTTTGTGAGGATCATTCATGCGATCAGTGTAAGAAGTCAGATAGTTATCAGCAGGTATCCTCCGCTCCAAGTGGCAACGTCTCAGCTGTTTGTGAGGATCATTCTTGTGATCTGTGCAAGAAAAAGTCATCTGGCAGTCAACAGTTTTTGTCCGGTGCAAGTGGTAATCTCTCACCAGTCTGTGAGGAACATTCATGTGATCAGTGCAAAAAGTCAGATAACCGTCAACAAGTATCCGGCGCTCCAAGTGGCAATGTATCAGCTGTTTGTGAGGAACATTCATGTGATCAGTGTAAGAAGTCAGATAGTTCTGCACAAAGATCCTCCGGTGGAAGTGGCAACATCTCACCTGTTTGTGAGGAACATACATGTGATGTGTGCAAGAAGAAGTCATCTGGCAGTCAATTTCAGTCCGGTGCAAGTGGTAATCTCTCACCAGTCTGTGAGGAACATACATGTGATCAGTGCAAGTTGTCATCTGATGATCACGGATTATCCTCTGCTAATAGTGGCGATGTCTCTTCTGCATCTGACGAACATTCGTGTGATAAGTGCAAGAAGAAATCATCTACCTGTCAGTTGTCTTCTGCTCAAAGTGGTAATGTTTCTTCTGCTAGCGAGGAACATTCGTGTGATCAGTGCAAGAAGAAATCATCCACCTGTCAGTTGTCCTCTGCTCCAAGTGGTGATGTTTCTTCTCCTTGCGAGGAACATTCGTGTGATCAGTGCAAGAAGAAATCATCCACCTGTCAGTTGTCCTCTGCTCCAAGTGGTGATGTTTCTGCTGGCGAGGAACATTCGTGTGATCAGTGCAAGAAGAAATCATCCACCTGTCAGGCGTTGTCCTCAGCTCCAAGTGGTGATGTTTCTTCTCCTTGCGAGGAACATTCGTGTGATCAGTGCAAGAAGAAATCATCCACCTGTCAGGAGTTGTCCTCTGCTCCAAGTGGTGATGTTTCTTCTCCTTGCGAGGAACATTCGTGTGATCAGTGCAAGAAGAAATCATCCACCTGTCAGGAGTTGTCCTCTGCTCCAAGTGGTGATGTTTCTTCTCCTTGCGAGGAACATTCGTGTGATCAGTGCAAGAAGAAATCATCCACCTGTCAGGAGTTGTCCTCTGCTCCAAGTGGTGATGTTTCTTCTCCTTGCGAGGAACATTCGTGTGATCAGTGCAAGAAGAAATCATCCACCTGTCAGGAGTTGTCCTCTGCTCCAAGTGGTGATGTTTCTTCTCCTTGCGAGGAACATTCGTGTGATCAGTGCAAGAAGAAATCATCCACCTGTCAGGAGTTGTCCTCTGCTCCAAGTGGTGATGTTTCTTCTGCTGGCGAGGAACATTCGTGTGATCAGTGCAAGAAGAAATCATCTACCTGTCAGGAGTTGTCCTCTGCTCCAAGTGGCGATGTTTCCTCGGTTTGCGAGGAGCATTCTTGTGATCAGTGCAAGAGGTCATCAACTTCTCAACAGGTTTCATCTGCTTCAAGTGGTGATGTCTCAGGCGATTGTCAAGAACATTCATGTGACCAATGTAAGAAGAAATCATCGACCAATCAACAGTTCTTGTCTGTTCCAAGTGGTGATCTGTCCACAAGTTGCCAGGACCCTTCATGTAATCAATGCAATAAAAGATCATCCACCTCTCAACCAGCCTTGTCTGTTCCAAGCAATGATCTTTCAGGTGATTGTCAAGAACATTCATGCGATCAGTGCCGGATATCATCCTCATCTGGTGCAGAACTTTCAACTGCTACAAGTGCTAACCCCTCATCCAGTTGCCAGGACCATACATGCGATATGTGTCAAAAGGCGTCTTCCACACGTCCAGAACTTTCATCTGCTCCAAGTGCTAATGTCTCATCCAGTTGCCAGGACCATACATGCGATATGTGTCAAAAGGCGTCTTCCACACGTCCAGAACTTTCATCTGCTCCAAGTGCTAATGTCTCATCCAGTTGCCAGGACCATACATGCGATATGTGTCAAAAGGCGTCTTCCACACGTCCAGAACTTTCATCTGATCCAAGCGCTACTGCCTCATCCAGTTGTCAGGACCATACATGTGATCAGTGTAGGAAGGTGTCCTCCACACGGCCAGAGTATTCATCTGCTCTAAGTACAAATGCCTCATCTAGCTgtcaggatcattcttgtgaTCAGTGCAGGAAAGTGTCCTCAACTTGTCAAGATCAAGATTATTCATCTGGTCTAAGTACGAATGCTTCATCCAGTTGCCAGGACCATTCATGTGATCAGTGTACAAAAATGTCCTCCACGTGTCAAGATTATTCATCTGCTCCAAGCACCAATGCTTCTTCGAGTTGTCAAGATCATTCATGTGATCTCTGCACGAAGACATCATCTGCTCAAGATTATTCATCGGCTCCAATAGGTGAGTCATCTGTTTGTCAAGAGCATACGTGTGAGCAATGTAAGAAGGAGTCATCTACCCAACAAGTCTATTCCTCGGCTCCAAGCAGCAATGCCTCGTCTAGTTTTCCAGAACACTCATGTGATCAGTGTAAAAAATCTGCATCCGGACAAGAAGATTATTCGTCAGGTCCGAGTCGCACTATCTCATTTGGTTGTCAAGATCCTTCGTGTGAACAATGCAAGAAGGCTTCATCTAAACCTATTAGCAATGTTTCAATGGCTGACCAAGAACATTCATGTGATCAGTGTAGAAAGGAATcatctactaatcaagaatctgcaccATGCGGGACATGTTTAGAATGTGCCTCAAAAGCCTCTAGTCAAAATTCAACAAGTGGTCAAGATATCCAGGCTCCAACTTTGCAGTGCTTGTATAAAGCTCCATCATCTGCAGATGGTCCACCATATAATACGTCAACTGAGCCGTCAACAACTTTCAGTCCACAGAACAGTATATGCAAGGCCCCACACTATCAGCAAGGAAGTCCTGATGGAGGTAATTATGACACAGTACCCACTAATAAGCCTATTTTCATGCACCTTTCCACAAAATGTTGCATTGTTAACTACAGTGATTCAGCAACTTGCATTGAACCTGTAACTTACCATGAAACCACAATGCACCAAGTGTCAGAAATCCACTTGAAGGATGAACCTGAAGCAGTTTGCGATAAAGAGGAGCCACCTAAAGAAGCAGAGGCTGATGCATGTTCCGTTGAGGATAAGAAACCTGAGCAAGCATCACCCTGTCCTCCATCTGAAGAGGATACATCCTGTCGTAGCTCTACAGATTCTGTATGTGACAAATCAGAAGGGGATGCATATGATAAAACATCCACTGGCGAAGCGTGTGCCG GTATTCAGAAACCTGAACAGACTGACAATGATGCTAGCTGCCCATTACATTCGTCTAGCAATGATGGGGTCACAACACCTCCCTTCACTGAGGAACAGACATCAGACTCCATTCCACATTGCCATCTGGCTCAAACTTCTTCAAACGAAGCAGCAGATGCAAAGTCTCATTCTCCAGAAATGGATCTTGTTGCATCTTGTCCCGAGGAAAAGAATGCTGAGGGCAAGGACAAGCAATTGCCCTGCATGGTTGATAAGGGCTTTAAAATGGTGTATGGTAGAATTGATGAGTTGGGAACTAAAATGGATGATTTAATTGGCAGTATTAAAAATCTTGCTGATGTAATGTCCAAGGACCAAACTGCAGATGAGAAGCAACAACGAAAAGCAGAACCTACCGCAGAAGGAACATGCCCAGCAAAATCTTCAGAAGCGACTCCAGCAGCAGCAAGATCTCCAGAACCAACACCAGCAGCAAAATCCCCAGAAGCAACCTCACCTGGGACAAaatctccagaaccagggtcacctGAGACAAAATCCCCAGAAGCAATGACTCAAGAAGGAGCGAAATCCCCAGAAGCAGCAACTCCAGGTGAGGAATCAGCTGAAAAAATATCTCCAgaagaaaccacacctggaggaaaccctccaGAAGCAACAACCCCAGGAGCAGAATCACCTGGAGCTAAAACACCAGAAGCAACAATGCCTGGAGAAGCATCACCAGGAGCAATAAGTCCCGGAGCCAAGACCCCAGATGCACCAGAGGCAGAAGCAGAAGCAACAGATCCAGAAGCAAAAACGCCAGAACCAGAagtagaagcagaagcagaagcagtagAATCAAAAGAAGAATAA